A segment of the Zingiber officinale cultivar Zhangliang chromosome 8B, Zo_v1.1, whole genome shotgun sequence genome:
CTTTTATGATAGACTAAGTAGTGTGCTTTAATGTTCAAAGAATATGTTTGCACAATAGTCCAGGTGAATAAACGCTCGCATGTTTATGCTAGTTCGACTTTGTTCACACTTCTATAATGGTTAGTATGAATATAAAGATAACAAAAATGAAAAGCACAAACACAAAAAATACAAACCAATATAACGTGGTTCGACCATTCTCCCTCGAACCCCTATTTTCCGATTATGATCCTTTAAATGAATCACTCTTGCAAACCATCTATTTTTTCTCCCACACAGAACTCTTCCATAGGTGAAGAAACTTCTCACAAATCTATTTTTAGGATAACACAGTAAGatgaaaaacaaaaacaagtaAATGAATTACAAATAATGCTTTCACTTGTGCTTGCTTTCTCTTATTTTAAATTGCTCTGAAATGGCTCTGGAATGCAACCATACTCACCTAGGAATTATTTAAGTATAGTAGACAAAAACTCCTTGAAACACCCTTTTATagtgtttatgttcgttcaaaaTTCTCTAACCAAACAATTGCTCCTTACCATCAGTCAACTATTTGCCTCCTATCAGTCGACAATTCTAGCATACAAAACATCCGAATGTTATTGCTGTCTTATCAACTCAACAGCAATTCTAGTTTTTTGTTTTGGCATTTGTTGACTACTTAAAATTATCAGTCAATTGTTCACCCGAACAAAACCTTTTGTTTGTGAGCATATCAGTCCGCGTCAACTGCTCAATTGATTGATCCATAAGTTAGGTCCTATCCTCATCAATCACCATCAATCAACTGTTCTAAATCACAGATCCCTAAATAACCTTTTATGGTTTTGAGTACTTTAGTTGACTTCCTAAACTCATCAATCACCGCACCATCAATCAATCGATTGTTATAAGTCGATTATTGTAAGCCCCAAATTTAACCAAATCATAATTTCTTGATTTCAAATTCATCAATTGAGTACTATGCTTCATAAGTTAACAATCAACTGAATGAATAATGTTTCTAAGAAGAATAATATTTTCAACTTGAAAATACAATAGAAGGTTATTTAATCGATAATTTACCAAAAGGTgcatttgaaaatctgaatttactAAAAGGCATATATTACTTTGGTATTTATTAAAGAACGtacttttttaaaagtatttcttaatttaccctcatgataatttgacttttctattgtttttcttttcttcattatatttctctcacttctctctctcttttgtcGGCAGAATAGAGGAATAAAATTAGTCaatctttaatcacattttaatacatttgaagaagccaaaataaataatggacatcatatttggactccttgcaattttagaaatccaaatAGCTTTCTGGTCGATCGGTGGGTTCGGTCAAATGATGGACTGAGAGCTCGATTGCACCCATTCGGTtcatggatttctaaaattgcggagttcaaatatgtccattatttattttgcttttagatgttaacaagtaaaatcaaagaatcgacaaaaaactcacattgggcctgatatggactcaaatcaggtAATAGGGCATGATATCGTTTGATATGAGGCCCGTTGATATGATTCCATACTAGGCCATCAGGctttatgccgattctttgattttgtttgttataaaaagtcaaaataaataatgtacaccatatttgaactccttgtaattttagaaatatataaaaccgaaatgagtgcaatcggagctctctggGTCCATcggtggattttgaccgaaacccattgATCGAAAGCTCGGGTGCATCCATTTTcgcgatttctaaaattacaaggtgaaaatatggtgttcattatttattttggtttcttcaaatgtattaaaatgtgattaaagattgactaatgttattcctatattctgccgatagaggagagagagaagtgagagaaatataatgaagaaaagaaaaataatagaaaaagtcaaattatcatgagggtaaaataaaaaatgcttttaaaaaagtgcgctctttagtaaatatcaaagtagtgtacgccttttgataaattcagattttcaaatgtgtcttttggtaaattgtcgTTATTTAATCAACTCagtcaataatatttttttaatatgaacaTGAATAGTATGTTCAGtttgaaaaaaataacaaaaagttattcaattaatttgattggGTAATTGATTGATAAATTTTACGATCGAATATAAAATTATTCAATTGACTTAGTCGATTGAAGAATTTAGGACTAAAATTGCTAATCTTTAAAATGATGTATTTTTAAGATAGAATAACATtggttaatattaaaaaaataattaattttgatatatatatatatatatatatatatattactaatAAAATATTTGTTTAATAAATTAGTGCTTCGGTACAGCACACTTTTCATGTTGGATTCACACTAGTGGGTCCTACCCCAAGTGCTGCCCCGTCACCTTCACCGACCCTCGTGTGGGCCCTACTTTCTCCGTCCTCAAGTCATATAaagaataaataatttttatttatttattatatatttatattttcgaCGCCACGCCCTTTGTCTCCACTTCCTCTCCTTCCTCCCGAAGCAATCGAAGTTGCCGAGCACTTTCGCTTCAAAagtacatcaaaaaaaaaaaaaaaccaaaaacccAACCTTTCCTTCGTCTGATTCGATTCGGAGGCCTCAGCTCCTGCTCTCCACAAGTTCGCCACTCAGGCATCATGGAGAACGACCGACGGAGCCACTCGCGCCACGCCTTCGCACGCCGCCGGCCCACCCTTCCGCCTCTCTATGGTCAGTATGCGCCGCCCTTGGGTTATTTCTTTCGCGGAGTTCTGGATCTTGATTACTCTTTGCCTCCGTTGTCGGATTGTGCTTGGTAGACGCGTGTCTTGGTATGGAAGAGTTTCATGGAGCGGCAGAGGACGACTACGACTCCTTGACGGAGTTCCCTTGCCCCTTCTGCTCTGAGGCATTCGATGTCATAAGCTTGTGCCTTCATATTGACAAGAAGCACCCATGGGAGCATACGAAAGGGGTAATTGCTACTGATTATAGTTATGATGCTTCTGTtcgtattttttttccaaaaaaataaaaaatagggtTCGATGTAGTTTTTATTGGAGAAATTGGTTTGGGAATCATGACTAACTTATGTAATCTTCTCATTGGAAACTGTTTTTAAGTTATCTTCTTTAGGATTATAGCTTTCTAAGGTTCTAAATCATATTTAAGGCATCAATCCTGCACTGCACTAAGAATTCATTGATAGTAGTTGGGAAAACATCTTTCCATATTCATTTTCAGTAAGGTTTAAGACTTTCATAAATTTGGAAGTTTTTGTGGTTAATCGTTTTGTATATGAACATACCTATCCATTTTCATCAAGATTGTCTTCATCAGCAGACCGTGATGGTCATAACAATTTACAGATGACTCAAACCTTATCCTTTCATGTCTTGAATATGTTTCAGCTTAAATTTCTTTCTTGCTGTTTTTGTTTGGCTTCGTGATTACCTGATTAACCCTGCTTCGTGCTAGGGCTATAATTTGAACCATTTTAtccattacttttttttttcaggcATGCCCTATTTGCCAAACTAGGATTGAATTTGACATGGTTGACCACATAGAAGTGCAACACGGGGACTACTTTAAGGTATCTGTAATTTTCATTATCTCTGAACTTGGAAACTTTAAAACTCAGCAGGAATCTTCAGTATTAACTATTAGAAACTTACTTTAGGAGTTGAACATTTGTTTATTGGCTCATTTTGCATGGGATATCATGTTGTATGTTTGATTAGCAACTTGAATTCCTGAATGTGCATTTACATGCCACAGAAGAGTAGAGTCTACAAAGGTTCTTCGGACTTCAACTCCATGCTGAGAAAGTTGTGTGATAGCAGTGATCAAACTTTTCTCGAGGAATCATCTTGCCTAAATTTTCCTTCCAACACAGCACCTGATCCATTGTTGTCAAGATTTATTGGCAATTTCCCCATGACTGATCCATTGGAAGTTACACCGTTGGAATCTTCAAACCGAGAAACTATGGCTGATAAATTATCAGATGAAAAAGCAGTTGAAAGGTAAGAGACAATTTGGTTAAAAATGAAAGCTTCTTTAGAAAATAACGAGGTCATGCTTGAAGATCTTATTCCCTGCTACTAATTTGAATCCTAAACCATAATTTACTGCCTAATCTCTCTCCTATCTGTAGTAACCATCAATGGCTGCTGTGTTGAAAATTTTTCAATCTTGCTATTTAAATCCATGAGTGATCACTATCTTAGGTCCCTACTGTACACTTGTTAGAGAAAATCAATCTGTCTCTATTGCCTGTCATGAATTCGAAACATTGACTAATGTTTATGCTGCCCTATCTTTTGTTTTCGCTTTTCCTCTATTATGTTAACCTCAATTCTCATTCCAGTGCTGAGCCATCTTCTTCATTCGAGGATGAGGAACAGGTTCGGAGGACTGAGTTCCTGCAAGGCCTTGTTATTTCTACAATCTTTGATAACTTCTTTTGAGGGAGAATTTGGCTGTTCATGTTGGCATCAGCTACCGCAAGACATTGTTGAGCATCTCTGATTCTTGTGTCTTCATTGACATCAGATAAGAACTTGTTTTGTATGTAACATATTGATAGGCAACAGGGCTGTCTCAACTATTTTTGAGGTTTAGACAGAAAAAACATTATGGACtcaatatgtttttttaaaataaatattattttttaaacgaatttttttttaataaaatttaggtttttattttttttaatgtaaaattattaatttaatttttatatttaagatttgataataattttttttcaattgataaaattattaaattatttatttgtttttaaaaatattaatcgaTTGGAAAATTTTCAATCGATTCAGTGATCGATTACAACCTTTATTATTCGATTAGAATTATTCTTAATTGATTCAGGGTTTTAATTGATTTTGTAATCAATTGTGGAATTTTCTGTTCATGAAAATAGAGCGTTTAATCAATTCATTGATTGATTatgatatttaattaattaagtaattGATTACGAAAAGATCAGATCTCTTAATCGATTAGATCGATTTAGTAATTGATTAAGATATTTAATCTATTCTGCAATTGATTATAAAGTCATTTGTACGTAATTTTTTACCGCTTAATGATGATGATTTTCGTCAATTGATTGAATCGATTAGGCAAACGATTTAGAAGTCTCTACTTGTGATTTTTGGATTGAGTCTTTGTTTGTGATTTTTGGCTTCTTAATCGATTGAGGGCTTTTTCAATCGATTAGGAGAAGTTTTTGTCACGAATTTGAAAGACTGATCAATAGGAGAAGTTTTGTCACGAATTTGAAAGGCTGATCAATTGGCTCGTATGCTTAATCGATTAATAggcatatcaatcgattgatggatCAATTATGAATGATTCTGTGGGATTTCAATCTCAAATcgggaaataatttttcaaccgGTATTTTCCTAATGCCTAAAACAATAAAACTACAATTATTACAATTCGTAAAACTATTTTACGATCATGTCAAAGCAtgatcgggctctgataccactactGGAGGTGCCCGATGCGATGTATGCTTAACACGTTTCGTAATATATACAGTGGAAGCAAAAAGACCATAATAAAACTATTTTATTATAAAACACACGCTACACGTATGTAGGATACAACTCACGCAAATATAAtcgtaaaataaaaatttaagaataacaattattctaaacTTACCTTATGGATGATATAAAGGGGAAAGAACATCAACTTAGCGACGTTCACGGACCTTGCCTCTATTTATATCCACACCCAGTTCTTCAAGATAACTCCGATAAACAATAAGGTTCACCTCTGATTGATACTAACCAAGCGTGGGGGTGATGCAATCcaagagaaaaaagaagaagcGAAGAAGCTTAAGGAAGAAAACCTTCCTCAAGCTTCTTGGTGGGCGGCGATAGAGAgaggagggagaagagagagagcCAAGGTTTCAAAAACCTCAACCAGTGAATAATGAATTGGTTCTTTTAATTTCTCCCTTCTATATCAATATATATGTTCTCTTGATGAGTTAGGTCAAAAATCTCAAACCCAACTCAAAATTCCTTAGCTAAAATTTGACCCATTTATCTCTTAGTTTGATTGACAACCAAATCAATTTGGTTCATTACTAAATCAAATAAGGcctaactcttccataagagatgtgacctATTCTTGCTTCCATCCCGAtaaaatatcttccatattttttctttgtctggtctaaccaaacattttatctcttgatttgaaaattgaattCTCAAACATGTTTTACATATTTTAGATACTCGTAGTGCATGACCCAATTGGTTCCTGATTTATTTTggccatccataattaactatttaattatggatcgatcatgagtgacacctagtagttcatcatgatccccaattaattgaaaaatcacAATTAATTTCAGAACTAGTTCTGAACTCTTCAACAACTATAGTGAGTTATACCTTGtccctttcactcgtcttatactcaCTTAGTTCAAGACGTGGTCTGTGTCTGTCTCTGTCTCCACTAAACTAACTATATCACATATAGCTCAAGGAATATTAACTAGtcttgtggattcaaattactctaaCATGTAtccaagagtctcatactcttaacatgtaatgCTTTGCAatgactttgagtaataatcctaacaaacggtcatagggtatacgtctcctcacaaTGAGCGGTGAATTCTCTGTGGGTTATCTAAACATATTCGAGTACTTTaatttatacccaatcatctcaggTCCACATCTTCAAGGATATGCTTtatttaagatgtcaaagtataatcctccatgaccaaggtgacttgaataccttaagtcaaaggaaacttgcactcgagttaCAGTAAGAATTTCACAAACATattcatatatgtagagaatcatatgaagtcttacagcaagtcACTCTAATAAATTAGTTACCATAGCTagtatccacatttaactctcgacatcctaatATCTCCAGCTAGTGAGTAACAGCTGCTTAgttagaccaaggaatataactcGTGCCAGTTTCACAGAATTGATGATGCCCAAATACATCAATTCATTGACTGGAGaatatttcaatactttcataattacacatgtagagatgctCACTAGTTGCGATTCACTCACAAGTTCTCTCGTGTTATGAATCTTATTGTGGGCATTCAGTGAGTTTAAGACCATTCAAACTGTTGGTCCCCTAGCGgtcgactagagggggtgaataaccctacacaaaaataaaagaaacaaaaacccttctcaaactttacAGCTTTATTAAACTAATACTTACATAAAAAGTAATTAACAAACTGATTATAAAAAAAGAAGAGGCATAAAgaggttacttggtttgcaatcagatgattactaatccaaggcagctaaagctcactatcaaagtctctTTCAGGCGAAGACGCCTCTTATAGCGTTGACAGCTCACACAGTAGTAGAATAGACAAAGAAATTGATTACTAGTGATTATTCTAAGCTACTGGgatcagagctatatttatagccctgatcggggtgCCTGAAAGAGTTTCAAGTGCCTGaaggggaataaaattttatccctgttGCAACGGATCATGCCATGTCGTGTTTCGATAAAGTTtctggtccgagcgctcggaagggttctgaGCGCCTGGACCGGGTCGACATAGCCCCCTGGGTGAAGCACCTAAGGGGCGTCTAGGtgatccgagcgctcggacctaAAGTCAACCCCAGTTGACTTTTttgttcgggtcttccgctccggtttcgctcgcttgggtccgggtcttccactctggctcccctcgcttgggtgatttcggtcatccggaatagagctcacctgaacccattttctggccttcttgagcaaccttctgCTTCGGCATCTCATCCCTTGGAAACGCCGCACCTCTTTTTCATCCGCTAACgcactctttcgcagcacctcgtcccttggacgcactgagcccatcgactctctcccgtgccatccttttcactagctgcgtctttcgctcgacttcttgtgcttctaagttcatgcacacttgGACACAGGACATCAAAACATAAaaaaacctaacttgacttggttaatcacatcaaaactatcacggtgCACTTAcaatcttttcctttttgatgtgagcaatcccaagctaagttagggtaaacattaaataaataatagttataaaattgtaagtacatgatttaaaaaaaaaatgtattctTTTCCTAGACTTAATATATAATTcccccctttgattacattaaaatgggataatttatataaataactgaaaataaattgaaacaaagtctaaagataaaatatagtgactattataaaaaaaaatcaagaagttTAAGTTTTGAAGATCTTGATTTATAATAACATTTttgaaagaaattatttttaattgttcaaaaaattttgagaatttaaaaatcagagAAATATTCAAAAGTTGTGATAAAATTTTTACGAAATATTGAATTGATTTTGAGccgtaataaaatattttctagaaaagttattaaaaattatttaaagataGTTTCCAATCTCAAGGAAATAGtggaaaattttttgaaaatgaaatagaacaTGTATTTTTGTagcaatattatttttcaaaattttaaaaaaaatcaaatttttaacatttaaaatatgattaaaaaatcatagaaaataatacaattgtaaaaaaaaaatttaaaaatattttctttaattgataatatgagaagatttttttagaaaaataaggtTTGCAAAAAATACCTCTTTGAAGCAATTCTAAATTGgaaaatatgattttttaaataaaaaatcattaaaaaaatataataaatagaaaattctaaaattttttccaTAGATAACTGATAAAATTATCTTTCTcagaaaaattaaattctaattaatttataaccaaaattatgcaaagaaatttattttaaacacattagataataaaaactttaattcaattaaaaattagggcattcgaaaaaaaaaataatttaggcaTGATTTTGGTACCCAGTATAAATTCCATCCAAcaaaattaatcaaaaattttttaggaatatttttttgatgataattttctaatttggccctgatgatatctaaattttcaatttagTCTATTATTATTTCGAGCTTGTTGAATATATGAGTAGGCaagattttttatttctatttttaatttttaatttttaattttctatttttatcttgtcgaaatTCTCCCATTGATAAGATGTTGCTAAAGTTAACTCAtcatttttcttttaataattttttgttttctatttcaAATTTGCAAGAACTTTTCGATAACATTTTTataaattcaaacaatttatttGGAGGTAGAGATCTTACCTGATTTTTCTTATCGATCTCagaaagtgcaaaagaacttttttctgatgttcctccctcttcatcgatgctctcttcCAAAGATTCTCTCCCTTCATCAATGTTTATCTTGGACGAGCTTTCATTGTCTTCAGGTAGGTATTCAGTTATAAGAGTTGTTTTGGTAACTTTCTCGGTCTTGAATTCTTCTGACGAtgactcggtgtccatcgaggagttggatacgacttcttttggttcttcatagagctttaagaacttttcccagagttcttttgcacttttgtatttgtcgattctgtcgagatcctgAGCAGGCAAAATACTCAGAAGTTGgaactcagccttaccatttgccataaaATCGTTGTGTTGCTTCTCAGTCCATCGATActcctcaagttcttttccttcttcgcttttgggcatatcaaaatcatatttaattgttagtaaaatattgaaatcGGTTTTAAAGTATACCTCCATTCGACGTCTCCAAaacgcaaactccccctcgaatactGGTGGGTAGCTCCGGCCATTTCTTGTGCTTCGGTTGGAGCTTAGTCCTTCTAAAAtggccttgctctgatatcaattgttagtCCCCTGACGAGCGATtagtgggggtgaatagccctgtacaaaaataaaataaataaaaatcattctcaaactttacagctttattaaactaacacttgcataaaaagtaatTAACAAACTAattagaaagaaagaagaggcacaaagaggttacttggtttgtaatcagatgattgctaatccaagacagttAAAACTCACTATCAAAGTCTTCTTTAGGTGGAAaaacctcttacagcgttgatagCTCACACAATAGTATAACAGACAAAGGAATTGATTACCAGTGATTGTTTTAAGCTACTAGGATTagaactgtatttatagccctgatcgaggtgcctggaagggttccaagcgcctaaagggggataaaattttatcaccGTCGTAACGAATCGCGCCACATCACGTTTCGATAAAATTTCTGGTCTGAGCACTCGAAAGGGTTCCGAGCTCCCAGACCAGGTTGACATAGTGCCCCTAGGCGAGGCGCCCAGGGGGCGCCCAGGTGATCCAGGCAGCTAGACCTAAAAGTCAACCcctagttgactttttggtctgggTTTTCCATTCcggttctgctcgcttgggtccgggtcttctactttggctccgctcgcttaggtAATTTCGGCCATcccgaatagggctcaccgaacccattttctagccttctcgagcaaccttccgctttggtttctcatccctcagaaacgttGCGCGTCTCCTTCTCattcgccagtgtactcttccgtagtacctcatccctcggacacatcgagcccgtcgactctctcccgtgatgtccttctcgctagctcgtCTTTCACTCaatttcctatgctcctaagttcctgcacacttagacacagggcatAAAAACAtaataagacctaacttgacttggttaatcacatcaaaactatcacggggtacttacacaaACACATAATTCAAataatgaatatttatttatcaaaataaatagtaTAAACCATAAGGCAGTTGTCTTAGGACACCTATCAAATACAACACTCTTACCATGGACTTTGGCCTTCTTCTCATGCTTGTGCCACTTGCGCTTTGTACCTCGAGGGCCCTTATTCGACTCTACAATGTAAGCATAACCTAAAGTAGACCTAGTCACTTCCTGACGCTCCTCCTCAAGCTCACAATGCCTACTCACATCTATGAAAGTACTGATACTCTCAGTGTGTGTGAGATAAGTCCTAACAATATCCTAGAAGTCAGGTAATAATTGGATCACACCTAGTATCTAAAGTTCATTAGACATGGGCTCCTCCGTATTTTTCAAAGAAGTAATCATACTTGACATGTGAATTAAATGTTGCTTCATAGTATGATCGTGCCTCTTCTTATATGTAATAAGCTTATATGTCAATATTCTTATCTTAGGGGCTGACGGAATGCCATGATGCTCTTTGAGAGCATACCATACTGACTTAGCAATAGATTACTACTCATATATTGGGATCAATTCATTGTGCATACTGCTAAGAAGGATCACCCTAGCTTGACTATCTTTTTTTTTCCAAGCATGGCATATCTCTTGATCCCATCTTGCTCATGACGTGGTACCCTCCCCGGGGTCCACCATCTCATGCATAAGAACCTTCCCAAGTTCTTGTTCCTCAAAGACAAACTAAATCTTCTGGTGCCAAATATTGTAGTTGTTACCGTTCAACTTGTCTCCCTTGACGAGATCCATTATGATAGGCTTTGTTGCAGTCATATCTCTGTCACATAGAAAAGAGAGATATTAGTGgcaattaatacttaattacataATTTTGTATATCTTAAGAATCATTAAGACCCAAATGACTCGAGTACGGACTCTAAAACGAGCATATGAGTCAACAGACACCATAATAATCTGGAATTGAATCTCACTCTTTGGACTTAGATTCACTACACAAAACCCTACTATTAGTCACCTTTAAGTTAAATCGGTCGGTCTAGTTAAATTACTCGACCCAGTTCAACTCAAACCAGCCGGTCTGGTTCAGTGAACCAAAccagtttttgattttttttaattaaggaaAATCAAACTTTTTCGCATCTCCTTCATCGCGACGAACCATCCATGA
Coding sequences within it:
- the LOC122013402 gene encoding protein DEHYDRATION-INDUCED 19 homolog 2-like translates to MENDRRSHSRHAFARRRPTLPPLYDACLGMEEFHGAAEDDYDSLTEFPCPFCSEAFDVISLCLHIDKKHPWEHTKGACPICQTRIEFDMVDHIEVQHGDYFKKSRVYKGSSDFNSMLRKLCDSSDQTFLEESSCLNFPSNTAPDPLLSRFIGNFPMTDPLEVTPLESSNRETMADKLSDEKAVESAEPSSSFEDEEQVRRTEFLQGLVISTIFDNFF